The following coding sequences lie in one Spirosoma sp. KUDC1026 genomic window:
- a CDS encoding M48 family metallopeptidase: protein MKKALIGMLVLGIAISSCERVPITNRRQLTFVPNDQMLALSSTQYKQFIDTSTVVRNGDAEMVKRVGMRIRQAVEKYMNENGYAKRLEGFNWEYNLVQDPQVNAWCMPGGKIVVYTGILPYTKNEAGLATVMGHEVSHAIAEHGNERMSESLVANGLLQVGQAYIGSQAQQSTTTKALFMQAVGATLPAAYQVGRALPHGRSQELEADHLGLIFMAMAGYDPREAVPFWQRMAQAGGGNKPPEFLSTHPSDQRRINDLQKLMPEALKYYTGR from the coding sequence ATGAAAAAAGCACTCATAGGCATGTTGGTCCTGGGCATCGCAATCAGTAGTTGCGAACGCGTTCCTATCACCAATCGGCGCCAGCTTACTTTTGTTCCAAATGATCAGATGCTGGCCTTGAGCAGTACGCAGTACAAACAGTTCATCGATACCAGCACCGTGGTACGTAACGGCGACGCCGAGATGGTAAAACGGGTCGGTATGCGAATTCGACAGGCCGTTGAAAAGTATATGAACGAGAACGGTTACGCCAAACGACTGGAAGGCTTCAACTGGGAATATAATCTGGTGCAGGACCCACAGGTAAACGCCTGGTGTATGCCCGGTGGAAAGATCGTGGTTTATACCGGGATTTTGCCGTATACCAAAAACGAAGCTGGTCTGGCAACCGTAATGGGCCACGAGGTATCGCACGCTATCGCCGAACATGGCAACGAACGGATGAGCGAAAGCTTAGTAGCGAATGGACTGCTGCAGGTTGGACAGGCTTATATTGGCTCTCAGGCCCAGCAAAGCACTACAACCAAAGCGCTGTTCATGCAGGCCGTGGGCGCTACCCTGCCGGCTGCGTATCAGGTTGGTCGTGCTTTACCCCACGGCCGGAGCCAGGAATTGGAAGCCGACCATCTGGGGCTGATTTTTATGGCAATGGCAGGCTATGACCCACGGGAAGCCGTACCGTTCTGGCAGCGTATGGCGCAGGCGGGTGGCGGTAACAAACCACCAGAGTTTCTGTCGACCCACCCCTCGGATCAGCGCCGGATCAACGACCTGCAAAAGCTGATGCCTGAAGCACTGAAATACTATACCGGTCGTTAG
- a CDS encoding fumarylacetoacetate hydrolase family protein: MKIICVGRNYVEHIQELNNEQPDDPVIFLKPETALPLKNEPFFYPSFSNDVHYEVEILVKINRVGKNIDEKFAHKYYDEIGIGVDFTARDVQSKLKAKGLPWELAKGFNGSAPVSGFIPKTDFADLQDLNFRLDLNGETRQLGNTSLMLFKVDYLISFVSKYFLLQQGDILFTGTPKGVGPVQIGDRLTAYIEDRKMLEIDVK; the protein is encoded by the coding sequence ATGAAAATCATTTGCGTTGGCCGCAATTACGTTGAGCATATTCAGGAACTTAACAATGAACAACCCGACGATCCAGTCATTTTTCTGAAACCAGAAACGGCTCTTCCGCTAAAAAACGAACCATTCTTCTACCCCAGCTTCTCGAACGACGTTCACTATGAAGTAGAGATTCTGGTGAAGATTAACCGGGTCGGCAAAAATATTGATGAGAAGTTCGCCCATAAATACTACGATGAAATCGGCATCGGCGTTGACTTCACAGCCCGCGATGTACAGAGCAAACTGAAAGCGAAAGGGCTTCCCTGGGAGCTGGCCAAAGGGTTTAACGGCTCCGCTCCTGTTTCGGGCTTTATTCCAAAGACGGATTTTGCTGATCTACAGGACCTGAACTTCCGGCTGGATCTCAACGGCGAAACCCGCCAACTGGGCAACACCAGCCTGATGCTGTTCAAGGTTGATTACCTGATCTCGTTTGTCTCAAAATACTTTCTGCTGCAGCAGGGCGACATTCTGTTCACGGGTACGCCGAAGGGGGTTGGCCCCGTGCAGATTGGCGATCGGCTTACTGCTTACATCGAAGACCGAAAAATGCTGGAGATTGACGTAAAATAA
- a CDS encoding M23 family metallopeptidase, translated as MKRFLVYSLVIGWLGLGAVFGQTGTPPQSPGNTPVVPSSKLAGSMVPPGYFLFPIMPGNLNSLSGGMGDLRPNHFHAGIDIRTGGREGLDVHAAADGYISRIAVFTGGYGNVIFIKHPNGLTTVYGHLKTLKDTLGTYLRAQQYARKTFEIDLRFKPDQFPVKKGDVVAASGNTGGSGGPHLHFEVRDAKDNLINPLLYGFPEIKDEVPPYFERVALKTMTATSRVNGEYQRISLVPTRRPDGTYVITQPITASGLIGMEVLAYDKTSGSPYRNGISCLEIKLDGREVFAYNMNSFPNEQTRYMNLHENYEVEQTTGQRYHRGYVADGNILNLYKLPSNAAYRGRLPLLDGKPHQVTLTLFDAFDQSAQLTFTIQPEVAATPPTALQTDSLVNPEEEDDEVAPAPSPITGQPTATIVTDENVLKLTVKNVPAANPPVAKLFIGRTSTDLPASYAKNNQAVYLIDLRKSLPDSVVFGQRSVRTHFKKQIYPGKAETVTEGGNRLEFSPRTLFDTLHLSVRDMPGGGLEVNQSIIPLNDFLTIEHTPNYPIAIDTMRTKAYWVSGGRPSFVGGKWNKGRIEFKTRSLGRFQLITDATPPTVEILSATPAGITARIRDNLSGIADFRALVNGEWVLMQYDYKRALIWSDKLDPETPFEIGDEVLVQVKDRVGNIGSASKIIGEKRAVVKKKAPVRSRRRR; from the coding sequence TTGAAACGATTCTTAGTTTATAGTCTGGTCATCGGCTGGCTCGGTCTCGGGGCCGTATTCGGCCAGACCGGTACACCACCGCAGTCGCCGGGTAATACGCCCGTCGTGCCGTCCAGCAAACTGGCGGGTTCGATGGTACCACCCGGTTATTTTCTGTTTCCCATTATGCCGGGCAACCTCAACTCGCTGTCGGGCGGGATGGGCGACCTGCGGCCAAATCACTTCCACGCTGGAATCGACATTCGCACGGGCGGGCGGGAAGGGCTGGATGTTCACGCGGCTGCTGATGGGTACATATCGCGGATTGCCGTGTTTACGGGCGGCTACGGCAACGTAATCTTCATCAAGCATCCCAACGGGTTGACGACGGTGTATGGCCATCTGAAGACGCTGAAAGACACGCTCGGTACGTACCTGCGGGCGCAACAGTATGCCCGCAAAACGTTCGAGATCGACCTGCGTTTCAAACCCGATCAGTTTCCGGTAAAAAAAGGAGATGTCGTTGCAGCCTCAGGTAACACAGGCGGTTCAGGAGGCCCGCACCTGCACTTTGAAGTGCGCGATGCCAAGGACAATCTGATCAATCCACTACTGTACGGCTTTCCCGAAATCAAGGATGAAGTGCCGCCCTACTTCGAGCGGGTAGCCCTGAAGACAATGACGGCTACGTCGCGGGTCAATGGCGAGTACCAACGGATCAGCCTCGTGCCAACGCGTCGGCCCGACGGTACGTATGTTATTACGCAGCCGATCACGGCATCGGGCCTGATTGGTATGGAAGTACTGGCGTACGATAAAACAAGTGGCTCGCCCTACCGCAACGGGATTAGCTGCCTGGAGATTAAGCTCGACGGACGGGAAGTGTTTGCCTACAACATGAACAGTTTTCCGAACGAGCAGACTCGCTACATGAACCTGCACGAAAACTACGAAGTTGAGCAGACAACCGGCCAGCGTTACCACCGGGGTTACGTTGCCGATGGCAACATTCTAAATCTGTACAAACTACCCAGCAATGCCGCTTACCGGGGTCGTTTGCCCCTGCTGGATGGTAAGCCGCACCAGGTTACCTTAACGTTGTTCGACGCATTTGATCAGTCGGCCCAGCTCACCTTTACGATTCAACCCGAAGTTGCGGCTACGCCACCAACCGCTTTACAGACTGATTCGCTGGTCAACCCAGAAGAGGAAGACGATGAAGTTGCCCCCGCTCCCTCCCCCATCACCGGGCAGCCAACGGCAACGATTGTGACGGACGAGAACGTATTGAAGCTAACGGTTAAAAACGTACCGGCCGCGAATCCACCCGTTGCCAAACTCTTTATCGGTCGTACCTCGACGGATTTACCCGCCAGCTACGCCAAAAATAATCAGGCGGTTTACCTGATCGATTTACGGAAATCGCTGCCGGATTCGGTTGTTTTTGGTCAGCGGTCGGTGCGGACGCATTTCAAGAAACAGATTTATCCCGGCAAGGCCGAAACCGTAACCGAGGGCGGTAACCGGCTGGAATTTAGCCCACGCACCCTGTTCGATACGTTGCATTTGAGCGTACGGGACATGCCGGGCGGGGGTCTGGAAGTTAATCAGTCGATCATCCCGCTGAACGATTTCCTGACTATTGAGCATACGCCAAATTATCCCATCGCGATTGATACCATGCGGACCAAAGCCTATTGGGTGAGTGGCGGCCGGCCGAGTTTTGTGGGGGGCAAATGGAACAAAGGACGTATCGAATTTAAAACCCGGTCGCTGGGACGTTTCCAGTTGATTACGGATGCTACGCCACCGACGGTCGAGATTCTAAGCGCTACGCCCGCCGGTATTACGGCGCGGATACGAGACAACCTGTCGGGCATTGCCGATTTCCGGGCGCTGGTCAACGGCGAGTGGGTACTGATGCAGTACGATTACAAACGCGCCCTGATCTGGTCGGACAAACTGGACCCGGAAACGCCGTTCGAAATCGGAGACGAGGTTCTGGTTCAGGTGAAAGACCGGGTTGGGAACATTGGTTCCGCCAGTAAAATCATCGGCGAGAAACGGGCGGTGGTGAAGAAAAAAGCACCTGTCAGAAGCCGCCGAAGACGGTAA
- the bcp gene encoding thioredoxin-dependent thiol peroxidase: MSLAVGDPAPNFTSTDQNGQPISLSDFRGKKVVLYFYPKDDTPGCTAQACSLRDNYEALQSAGYEVLGVSTDSAASHQKFVGKYSLPFPLLADTDQQLVEAYGVWQEKSMYGRKFMGIVRTTFVIDENGIIAEIITKVDTKQHAAQLLQ; this comes from the coding sequence ATGAGCTTAGCTGTTGGCGATCCTGCCCCTAACTTTACCAGTACCGACCAGAACGGGCAACCTATTAGTCTGTCAGACTTTCGGGGCAAAAAAGTGGTCCTGTATTTTTACCCCAAAGACGATACACCGGGTTGTACAGCCCAGGCCTGCAGCCTGCGCGACAACTACGAAGCCCTCCAGTCGGCTGGGTATGAAGTACTGGGCGTTAGCACCGACAGCGCGGCTTCGCACCAGAAATTTGTCGGTAAATACAGCCTGCCTTTTCCGTTACTTGCCGATACGGATCAGCAGCTTGTTGAGGCATACGGCGTTTGGCAGGAGAAGTCGATGTACGGTCGGAAGTTCATGGGTATTGTCCGAACTACTTTTGTCATCGATGAAAATGGTATTATTGCCGAGATAATCACCAAAGTTGATACCAAGCAGCACGCTGCACAGCTTTTACAGTAA